The Astyanax mexicanus isolate ESR-SI-001 chromosome 7, AstMex3_surface, whole genome shotgun sequence genome has a window encoding:
- the LOC111195924 gene encoding NAD(P)(+)--arginine ADP-ribosyltransferase 2-like: MSMSGVSGVLLLLAVFLCGCKLFLRSTEEVYPLDMAENSVDDSYEGCREAMNDLVLSEYIEYEKQNTPGFAIAWENALNNCNEDGLNINQSAAIYLYTENCNVSIDCSYDVFNIATRSGSALYKSGHFKFYTEFFFLTDAIQQLNKKRRVCETAYRRTKDIYDRDVFNKTIRFGSFTSSSLNRDFKVFGEESCFQIKTCLGAEIYNYSAYQVEREVLIPPYEVFRVTGIKTKQEVPDLWCNVVYELEHVGNKSNLKCNRIVPGSSALQPHLLETYVGK, from the exons ATGAGCATGTCCGGGGTCAGTGGTGTCCTGCTCCTGCTTGCAGTGTTTTTGTGTGGATGTAAG CTTTTCCTGCGGAGCACTGAAGAGGTGTACCCTCTGGACATGGCTGAAAACTCTGTGGATGACTCGTATGAAGGCTGTAGGGAGGCCATGAATGACTTGGTGCTTTCAGAGtatattgaatatgaaaaacaaaATACTCCTGGATTTGCAATTGCCTGGGAAAATGCACTTAACAACTGCAATGAAGATGGACTCAACATAAACCAGTCTGCAGCCATTTACCTGTATACAGAGAACTGTAATGTCAGTATAGATTGCTCATATGACGTGTTTAACATAGCCACTCGTAGCGGATCAGCACTGTACAAGTCAGGACACTTCAAGTTTTACACAGAGTTTTTCTTTCTGACTGATGCCATTCAGCAGCTTAACAAAAAACGAAGAGTATGCGAGACTGCATATCGCAGAACTAAAGATATATATGATAgagatgtttttaataaaacaattagaTTTGGTTCCTTCACCTCCAGCTCTTTAAACAGGGATTTTAAAGTATTTGGTGAAGAGTCCTGTTTTCAAATTAAAACTTGTCTTGGAGCAGAGATATACAACTATTCAGCATACCAAGTAGAAAGAGAGGTGCTAATTCCTCCATACGAGGTATTTCGTGTTACTGgcattaaaacaaaacaagaggTGCCAGATCTATGGTGTAATGTGGTATATGAACTTGAACATGTTGGCAATAAGAGTAATCTTAAATGCAACAGAATTGTTCCTGGTTCATCAGCATTACAGCCTCATTTGTTAGAGACCTACGTTGGGAAGTAA